CAACCCCGACTGGTCAAGTGCGGCCCCGGATGCCGCCACCAGCCGTGCCCCCTATCGGCTATATAATATCGGCAACAACAACCCGGTGGAATTGATGGAGTACATCGCCGTACTCGAAACCAGCCTGGGTCTGAAGGCGCAATTGAACCTGCTGCCGCTGCAACCCGGGGATGTTCCCGACACCTACGCCGACGTGAGTGAACTGGTACGCGACATCGGCTACCAACCGCGCACCAGCGTCGCCGATGGCGTGGCCCGCTTCGTCGACTGGTATCGCGGGTTCTACAAGATATAGCCTTCGCACCTGACATCCGGACAGGCCCTTGGTGTAGGGGCGGGTTTGAAACCCGCCCCTACGTCCGGCTATCACGTCCGAGGGCTGTATGACCCCAGGTGATCAGCGCCGAAACGCACACAGATTCCATGGCCCGCCCATGTCACGCCCTTTCAGGGCTAAGACCAGATACAACAGAGCACCCAGGGCGTTGCCCTGGGCTGGTAGATCGCGCCCCTTCGGGGCTTGTGATCGCCGCGATTGCAGATACACCCTTCCCGGGCCGGACGGGGCATTCGCCCCGTCCGAAACGTTTTCTCCGCACCTGCGGGCTAGTGCCAACGATCGGCGTCGGAATAAACGTTGGGGACGGGGCGAATGCCCCGTCCCGCCGCGGGTACACCCTTCCCGGGCCGGACGGGGCATTCGCCCCGTCCGAAACGTTTTCTCCGCACCTGCGGGCTAGTGCCAACGATCGGCGTCGGAATAAACGTTGGGGACGGGGCGAATGCCCCGTCCCGCCGCAGGCAACGCCCTGGATGGTGCTTGGAGCGCTCCCGCGTGGGAGCAAGTGCGGGCGCTGCGCGTCCCGTCTGGTTACTGGACGCGCAGCGCCCGCTCTTGCTTCCCTGCCCGCGCGTGGGAGCCGGCAGCGCTTAACTTAACGGCATTGATATCTACCGATATCGCCCGCTCCCCTCGGCGGCCTTCCACTGGTTGCGGCCGGCCCGTTTGGCTTCATAGAGCCGGTCGTCGGCCTCGCGCAGGGCGGCGTCCTCATCGGGTTGTGCCGGGTCGGCGAGTGCGACACCGAGGCTGAGCGTAATGGGGTCGGCGATGGGGTAAGGCGTGGACGCGACCGCCTGGCGCAGCTTCTCGGCCACCAGGGCGGCGGCGGCGAGTCCGGTGGCGGGCAACAGTGCCAGGAACTCCTCCCCGCCATAACGGGCAACGAAATCGCTTTCGCGCAGCGTCGCCTCCAGGGCCTGCGCCACCCGCTGCAAGACCTGATCGCCGACGGCATGGCCATGGGCGTCGTTGACGCGCTTGAACAGATCGATATCCATGAGCAACACCGCATAGGGGTTGCCTGAGCGCTTCATGGCCACGAATTCGCTGCGCAGGCGCTCATTGGCGGCCAAGCGGTTGTGCAGCCCGGTCAGCGCGTCATGCCGGGCAAGATGGCGTAACTCCTCATTGGCCAGCGCCAATTCGGCGGTGCGCGCCGCCACCTTTTCCTCCAGTTCGGCATTGAGCGTGCGGAAGCGCTGCTCACTGTCGCGTAGATCGTCTTCCGTCTGCCGGCGCGCGGTCACGTCGACACTGATGCCCGAAAAGCGCAGCGGGGCACCGGACGCCTCGTCGTAAGTCACCTGACCATAGGCATCGAGCCAGCGGATCGCGCCCGTGGGCAGCGGGATGCGGTAGGTTATCGTAAAGGGCCGCCGCTCACGGATGGACTCGGTCATTGCGCGTTCGGTCGGCGGCCAGTCGTCGGGTTGCATCGCGGCGCGCCAGGTGTCCAGACTCGCCTGATTGATTGAGGGGTCCAAACCGAAGAGCCGAAAGAGCGCGTCCGACCAATGCAGCCGGTCATTGACCATGTCCCAGTCCCAGGCGCCCGCCCCGGCCGCGCGTTCGGCCATCGCCAGCAGGTCGTGCGCCTGGCGCAATTGCTCCTCCTGTCGCCGCTGTTCAGTGATGTCCAGCACCACCGCCACGTAATTCGACGCCTGGCCGGCGGCGTCCCGGAGCACCGATACGGCCACGCTCGCCCACACCGTCCGTCCATCGGCGTGCACATAGCGCTGATCGATCATGTAACTGCGTCCGCCGCAGAGCAGGCGTTGGTACAGTTCATCGCTGCGCGCCCGGTCGTCTGGGTGCGTGATGTCCTGCATCCGCAGCGACAGCAGTTGCTCGCTCGTGCGCCCGACCATGGTACAGAAGCGGTCATTGACGAAGGTCAGGCGTCCGGCGGCATCGGTCTCGGTCAGGCCGGCGATGTCCTGGTGGGCCAGGGCGCCAAACCGCTGGTCGACCTCGAACCGGATGGCCGCCTCGCGCGCCTGCGCCAGCGCCTGTTCCATCCGCACGCGCTCGGTGATGTCGAGCAGGATCGCGCGAGCGGACCGTCCATCGGCCGCCCGCAGGGCCTCGATGTCGACGGTTAGCGCCGGTTGGTCGCCGCTCGCCAGTTCGATCCGACAGTGGTGCTTGGACTCGGAGGCAAAGACCCGCTCCAGCAGTGAGTTGAAGGTGGGACGATGCCGCTCGGCCACGAAGGTCCCGAAGCGCTTGTCCTGCAGGCGGGCGCGTTCATAACCCAGCAGGCGTGCCGCGGTCAGGTTCAGGTCGGTCATGGTGCCCCGCGGGTCCAGCGTAAAATAGCCCACGGGCGCGAAGTCATAGAGTTCCATATAGCGTTGCGTTGCCGCTTCCAACTGCGCCTGCGATTCGCGCAACTGCTCGTTCTGCATCTCCAACTCGATCTGGTGGACTTGCAGCTCGAGCAGCAGGCGCCGTGTGTCATCGGTTGACCCTAGGGCCTCCCCGCCCGGCGTGCGTTGGCGCAGGCGCTCTTCCGCCTGGCGGCGCAGTGCGGCGGCATCGCGGTCATGGTTCATGGTTCCTGCCCCGCCGACCCATCGGCACGGGCCGCGGGCAGTCCCTCCGTCCGCTCCGCGAGGCGCTGTTCCAGAAGCGACCGCGCGGTCCGCAGTTCGCCTTCCCGCTGCCTAGCCGCCTCCAACTCGGCGTCCTGGTCGGCGACGCGGCCCCGCAAGACCGACATGGCCTCGCCCATCTTCGCCTCCAGTGACTTGGCGTCGCTGATATCGACAAAGGTGACCACCACGCCATCGATCCGGTTGTCCTGGGTGCGGTAGGGGATGATGCGCACCCCAAACCAGCGCCCGTCATGGGTCGGGGCCTGTTGCTCATGAAAGACCAGCGAGCGCAGCACCTCGCGGCTGTCCGCGATCAAACCGGGATAGTCCAGGCTGCTCACCAGGTCGCTGATGGGGCGGCCGACGTCGCCCGGGATCAGTTTGAAGATGCTGCTGATCTCGGTAGTGAAGCGCCTGACGTGGAGTTGGTTGTCCAGAAACAGGGTCGCGATATCGGTACTGTTGAGCAGATTGGTCAGGTCGTCGCTGACCCGCGACAGGGCCTCTACCCTGGCCTGGAGTTCGTGGTTGACCGTCTGCAGTTCCTCGTTCATCGACTGCATCTCCTCCTTGGAGGTGGTCAATTCCTCGTTGGTGCTTTGCAATTCCTCGTTGGTGGATTGGAGTTCCTCGTTGGCGGAGCGCAGTTCCTCCTGTGAGGTCTGCATCTCCTCGCGCGTGGTCTGCAATTCCTCGCGGGAGCGCAGCAGTTCCTGGGCCATCTCGGCCTGGCGGGCGTCGCCCGCGGCCGGCGCGCCCGGCGCCGGTGCGGTGTGAACCTCCGTGAATACGATCAACACCATCCCCCGGAGCACCGCCGGCTCGGCCAGCGGTTGAACGGTCAGGTCCCAGGGCAATCGCATCACGCTACACTAATATTCGGAGAATCTGATACACGTGTTTTTGGCTTGGCATCCGGTGCTTCAAAAAGCAGCTTCGTCAAGTAGCGTTCATCCCAACCGGCCTTCAAGCGTTTGTTCTTGATGCCGAGCTTGGTGTTGTCGTTCTTCAGCCGCGTCAGCGCGATGTGGCGCAGTACGGCCAGGTTCTCGCGGGCGCCCGGTTCGCGCACGCGGCAGTCATCCTCGCGGAAGGCCACATCGAGACTCCAATGCAGATCGTTCTCCACGCCCCAGTGATCACGCACGGCACGGGCGAAGCGGGCCACGTCGGTGGCGATACTGCCGATGTAGAAGCGAGTTTCGCGGGTGATCTTGCCAGCGACTTCGCGCTGCGACTCGACCATGCCGATCATGTTCATGCCCTTCCACAGGGCGCTGCGCGGTACGCCGGAGAGATCACCCAAGGTCCGGTAGCGGCGGGTCTCCACCCGTCCATGGCCATGCTCGTGGGTTTCGTGCATCTGCGTGTCGACCCCCGCGTAATCCCGCGCGTCGGCATCGATAAACGCCTCCTCGACTTCGGTGGCCAGCGTGCCCTGGTTGCCCTTGAGCGCCAGCACGTAGTCGGCCCCCTGCTCGATGATCTGCTCGGCGATCTTGGTCTGACAGCCCATTGCATCAATGGTGACGATGCAGCCTTGGAGACGCAGCAACGCCAGCAACTGCGGGATCGCCGTGATCTCGTTGGACTTCGCGTCGGTGGCGACTTGCCCAAGGACGACGCGGTTGGCCGTCGCCCACGCGCTGACCACGTGCAGCGCGGCCAGACCCTTGGCCCGATCGTGGGAGCGGCGCAGCGTCTTGCCGTCGATGGCGATGATCTCGCCGGGGATCACTTCACGAATCGACGCCACCCAAGCGCGAAAGCACGTCTCGAATGCTTCCGGCGCCAGCAACCCGAACACCCGCCCGAACGTGTCGTGGGCCGGGATGCCCTTGGGCAACTCCAGAAACTGCGCAAACCACGGCCGTTTCGTGCGTCCGAACTGCGCGATGGCCACCCAGCCGTCCGCGCCGCAGAGCGTTGCCGCAATGGCGATGACGATCATGTCGATCAGGTTGTGGTGGCGCTTGATCGGGCAGCGCGGGTCTTCCAGCGCGGAAAAATGCCCGGCCAGCGACCGATCCAGGGTTGTTTCGCACATCGTCGCCACTCCACAAGACAGAAAAGTCAGTGGATTGTCACGTGATCCTCGTGTTTCGTCTAACAGTAATTGCTAATTATCTGATGCGATTGCCCTGGGTCAGGTCCACGAGCCGATCGCCGTCGGTACCCGTGACCTTGACCGCCTTGACGGAGATGCCGGCCTGCTGCCGCACGGCCTTGTGAAAGACCTCGCTCAAGGCGGTCTTGAGCCCATCGCGGGCCATGGCGAAGAGGTTCAGGTCGACCTTGCCGACCGCCGGCTCCAGGTATCTGCCCGTCTTCCCGCTGATGTACACCAGGTCGCCCTGCTCGGTGGTCAGCACTGCCGCCGGGCCATAGTGCCGCAGCAGCAGGGGTTCGATCAGCGACTGCAGACTCAGGGCCGACAAGGGCACGGGCGCCGTGGGGGGGCGGACCGCCGCGGGGGCGGGCGCAAAGACGCTGGGAAATTCGACCGTGTTCCCCCGCGCGACGGCACGGCGTTGGTAGATCCGGGTCTTTCCGGGCAAGGGGGTAAAGAGATCCTGGTGCTGGCCGATGGTCTCCGAGTTGCCCAGCACCAGGATGCCGCCGGGGTTCAGGCTGTAGTGAAAGAGTGGGATCAGCTTCTTCTGCAGGCTCGCGTCGATGTAGATGAGCAGGTTGCGGCAGACGAGCAGGTCGAGCCTGGTGAAGGGCGGGTCCATGACCAGGTTTTGTGTGGCAAAGATCAGCATCTCACGGATGTCTTTCTTCACCCGGTAGCCGTGGTCATCCTGTACGAAAAACCGCTCCAGGCGCTCCGCCGAGCAATCGGCGGAGATATTCGCGGGATAGCTGCCGACGCGGGCCTTATCGATGGCATCCCGGTCCAGGTCGGTGGCAAAGACCTGGAAGGCAAAGCGCACGGGCAACTGCACCTGCTCCAGTGCCTCGTGCAGGATGATGGCGAGTGAATAGGCCTCCTCGCCGGTCGAGCAGCCGGCGCTCCAGAGGCGCAGGGTCGCGCCATCGGGATGGGCGGCCAGCAGCCCCGGAATGACCGTGGTCTTCAATTGTTCCCAGACCGCGGGGTCGCGGAAGAAGCTCGTCACACCGATCAGCAGTTCCTTGAAGAGCAGGTCCAGTTCCTGGGGATTCTCCCGCAGGTAGTGGACATAGTCCGCGATCCGGTCCAACTGGTGCAGGCCCATCCGCCGCTCGATACGGCGGTAGAGTGTGCTCTTCTTGTAGGCGGAGAAGTCGTGGCCGGCTCGGGTGCGCAGCAGCACCACGACCTTCTCCAGGCCGCTCTGATTGGGGTCCGCCAGCGTCAGGTCGGACGGAAGCACCAGGGGCGACAGGTGCTTGAGATAGGCGAGGATCCGCCCGGCCAGTTCCTCAGCCGGCGCGATGACATCGGCCAACCCGGCGGCGATGGCGCTGCGCGGCATGCTGTCGAACCTGGCCGAGGCCGGGTCCTGGACGAAGACGGCGCCGCCCCGCTCCTTGATGGCGCGCAGCCCGAGGCTGCCGTCCGAGCCCATACCCGAGAGGATGACACCCAGGCCGTGCTCGTGCTGATCCTCGGCTAAGGCGCGCAAGAAGAAATCGATGGGCAGGCGCAGTCCGCGGGGCGCGACCGGTTCCAGCAGGTGCAGCACGCCGTGCAGAATGGACAGGTCCCGGTTGGGCGGGATCACATAGACGTGTCCGGGCGCGACCTTGAGACGGTCCGTGATCTGGGCGACCGGCATGGCGGTGACACGCTGGAGCAGTGCCGCCATGTTGCCCTGGTAGGTCGGGTCCAGGTGCTGGACGACGATGAAGGCGAGTCCGCAGGCCGGCGGGACCGCGCCCAGGAAGAGCTCCAGCGCCTCCAGTCCACCGGCTGAAGCGCCGATGCCGACAATGGGAAAACCCTGGTCGAGCGGCGGGGCGTCGTCCGGGGCGACCAGGGGAGACGCGGCGGGGGCGCCGGGCGGGGGTTGGGCGCTGCTTGGGGAGGCTGCGGTGGACTGACCCTTGGCAGGTGCGGCTACTTTTTTCATGACCCGCCTCGCGGTACGCGACACCGACGGTTGTTGGGAGTTCCGACCACCCGCAACCGGGTACTCCTCAAGTTTAGCCCCGCCGTGGACGCCGGGCAAGGAGGCGCGCAGGAGGCGCGCGGTTGCGGGTGCGAACACCTCTGGCGCAGGGAATGCTTGCCGCACCGTTGTCGTTGTCGTTGTCGTAATCGTAATCGGAAAAGCGATGAAATTTGGCGTGCGAGAGAATCTGGGGCGCTACGATAACTCGACAACGACAACGACAACGACAACGACAACGACAACGACAACGACAACGACTGTGTTGTGTCTATTCCTGACTCGTTAACAAGCACTGCGCCTGGATCAGGTCCTGGGCGATTGGACCCTCGGTTCCTCCTGAGGAAAAACGCTCGCCCACTGGATCACGAGGCCCGGCAGGGTGGCGACTGGGGTCTCGCCCAGGGCCGGGCGGACATCGGGTTTACCGTAGCGCCCGTCCGCCAGGCGGTAGATGAAGAGCACCTGATCCGTCGGGTGCACCAGCCAGTATTCGCCGACCCCGTGCCGCTCGTAGAGGTCGCGCTTAGGCCGCTGGTCCTTCGCGGCGGTGCGGGGTGAAAGGACCTCGATGATCCAGTCCGGCGCACCGCGGCAACCCTTGTCATCGAGCTTGCGCGGGTCGCAGATGACCGCCAGATCCGGCTGGACGACATTCTTGATCGCGTCGTCCGGCTCGTCGGCCTCGGGCAGACGCACGTCGAAAGGGGCCACATAGGGGCGGCACGGTTGACCGAGCAGGAAGTTGGCGACTTGGCGGCCGAGTTCCAACACCACGTCCTGATGAACCCGGGCCGGCGCCGGGCACATGTCGTAAGCCTGCCCGTCGATCAGTTCCCACCGCTCGCCGTCCGGCCAGCCGCGGTAATCGGCATAGGTGAATGATTCGGTAGCCTGGTTCACTTGGACGGCCGTGCCGGTTGCCATGGTTGACTCCTCTGTAGCGGCCCCCTTGTGGGGGAGGGTTGGGGTGGGGGGTTGCAAGGCTAGCCGCTGCCGCGATCGGCCTTGGTCATCATTGCGGCCATCCCGCCGGCGCCTTTCGTCGCGGCCGGGGGCCGCTCCTACCCCGCGTAGGAGCGGCCCCCCGGCCGCGACGGGCCGGTGCGAGTGCCGGCGTCATTGAACAGGAGAACAGCACGCCTTCAGGAGTTCCTCCATGGCGGCGGCAGGCAGCGGCCGGCTGTACAGATAACCCTGCATCTCATCGCAGTGGCGCTCGCGCAGGAAGGCCAATTGTCCATCGGTCTCCACGCCCTCGGCGATGACCTTGAGATTCAGCGCGTGGGCCAGCCCGATGATGGCGGTGACGATCTTGTCGTCATCGTCGTCGGGTATATCCCGGATGAACGACTGATCGATCTTCAGCTTGTCGATGGCGAAACGCTTGAGATAGGCAAGTGACGAATAGCCGGTGCCGAAGTCGTCGATGGCGAGCGTCGTGCCGATCTCTTTCAAGGCCCGCAGACTCGCGATGGTATACTCGGCATCCTGCATGATCAGGCTCTCGGTCAGTTCCAGTTCCAGCCACCGTGCGGCCAGCCCGCTTGCCTGCAAGGCGCCGCGGACGGTTTCCGGCAGATTGCTCTGCCGGAACTGGAGCGCGGACAGATTGACCGCGACCACCGCCGGCGGGAGCCCTTGGCGCTGCCATTGCGCATTTTGCCGGCAGGCCTCGTGCAGTACCCATTCGCCGATCGCAACGATCAAGCCGGTCTCCTCCGCCAGCGGGATAAAGGCCCCCGGCGCGATCGGCCCCAATTGCGCGCTGTTCCAGCGCAGCAGGGCCTCCATGCCGATGATGCGCCCGCTGCCGATGGCCACTTGCGGTTGATAATGCAGCACGAATTCATTGAGCGACAAGGCACGGCGCAGCGCGCTTTCGATCTCCCGTTCGCGTGCCATACTGACATTCATACTCTCGCAGAAGAAGGCGAAGCGGTCACGCCCGGCCTTTTTGGCGCTGTACATGGCGGCATCGGCATTCTTCAGCAGGGTTTCGTAATCCACCCCATCGCCGGGATACAGACTGATGCCGATGCTGGAGGTGACGGTCAGGGTATGCCCCGCCACCTGCAGCGGTTCGTCCAGCACGGCGATCAGCCGGCGCGCTGCGGCATGGACGTCAGGGGGCTCGATGACCTCGTGCAGGACGCAGACGAATTCGTCGCCGCCTAGCCGCGCCAGGCAATCCACCTCACGCATGGTTGCCCGCAGGCGTTGCGCCACGGTCTCCAGGATCACGTCGCCCGCGGCATGGCCCAGCGAATCATTGACGACCTTGAAGCGGTCCAGATCGATGAACAGCAGGGCCAACTGTTCCTTGTTCCGTGCGGCCAGCGCGATCAATTGTTCCACCCGTTGTTCGAGCAGGCGGCGATTGGCCAACCGGGTCAAGGGGTCGTAATGGGCAAGGAACTCGATCTGCTGCATCGCCGCCTTGATCTCCGAGATATCGGAAAAGATGGCGATATAGTTGAGCACCTGACCCTGGGTGTCGCGTACCACGGTAATCGACAGCCATTCCGGGTACGCCTCGCCATTCTTGCGGCGGTTCCAGATCTCGCCTTGCCAGTGTCCGGTGCCCAGCAGACAGTCCCATAATTGCTGATAGAACGCCTGATCATGCCGATCGGACTTCAGCAGTCTTGGGTTTTTGCCGATCACCTCGTTCTGACTGTAACCGGTGAGCTTGGAGAAGGCGCGATTGACGGACAGGATGAGGTTATCCGGATCGGTGATGACGATTGCCTCGCCGCTGCTCTCGAACACCCGTGCGGCCAACTGCAAGGCGTGCTCCGCACGTTCGGACAGGTCGCGCGCCACCGCCCGGGTCTCGACTGCCCGCCCGTCGGCCGCGGCGACCGAGATCGCACTATGGGAGGGTCGGAACAGCAGCGGGTAGCGCTCATCCACCTCGCGCAGCGCCGCCTCCGCGCGGATCAGGCGTGCACACTTGCGCAGTGCCGCGGCGAGGATGTCCAGATTCAGCGGCTTGGTGACGTATTTGTCGACGCCAAGGTCGATCGCCTTTTGAAAGTAGCTGGTCTCCTCGAAGGCGGTGGTAATGATGATCGGGATCGTCGGGCTCATCGCGCGGATGCGTTCGGCCATTTCAAACCCATTCATTACCGGCATCCGGATGTCGGTGATCACCAGATCCGGCTGGTATTGGGTAAAGGCGTCGAGCCCCGCCTGACCATTCGCCGCCAGGTGTACCGTCGCCACCCGCCGACGCAGAAACACGGCCAGTTCCTCACGGATCTCGTCCTCGTCTTCCACATACAGGACCGACAGGCTCCGCAGCTGGGCCTGATCGTCTTGCTCGCCATGACTATTCATTACTGATCCTGCGGCGCCAGCGGCGTCGTTACGGTGAATTGCGCCCCGGCCTCCAGATTGCACGCGGAAAGCCGTCCGCCCATCCGCTTCTCGATGATCATTTTGGACATGTACAGGCCGATCCCCGTGCCATCCGGTTTGGTGGAAAAATAGGGTTCGCACAGCCGCGCCAGCGCCGCTTCGGTAATCCCGCCGCCATTATCGGTGACCCTGACCCGCGCCTGATCGCCGTCGCGATCCACCCGCACGAGGATCTGTCCGCCGTTGGGGGGGCGGGCGAGGATGGCGTCCTTGGCATTGCTGAGCAGGTTCATGATCACCTGTGAATATTCGTTCAGGCGGCCGGTGATGCGCGCCGCCTCGCGGACGTCCGTCACGACGGCGATGCCGTGCGTCTTGAGGCTCGCTGCCATCAGGGCCAGGGCTGCGCCGACGGGTTGGCTCACGTCGAAGGTCTCGGGTGGCGTGTCGGGGCGGAAGAAGTCGCGGAAATCGCTGATGGTGGTCGACATCTTGTCGATCAGACGGTGGGCATCGGCGATCTTTTGCGCCAGGTACTGCGGCGTCAACTCCTGATGTTGTTCGGCATCCTGGAGGTTGCCCAGCACCAGGGCCAGGGCGCTTAAGGGTTGGCGCCATTGATGGGCGATGTTGCCGAGCATCTCGCCCATTGCCGCGAGGCGCGCTTGATGCAGGAGCTGATGATCCTGTTCGCGCACCCGCGCCAGTTGCTCGTTCAACTCCTGGGTCCGGATCTGCACCAGGGCTTCGAGTTGATGGCGATGTTGGTCGAGTTCCAGCTCAGCTTCTTTGCGCCCGGTGATGTCCTGGAAAGTCCCGGAGACCGCAATGATTCGGCCGCCCTCCCGGACGGCCCGACCCAGCGTGTGGACCCACCGGCGATGGCCCTTGGCGGTGAGGATCTCCAGTTGCAGGTCATAGGGCTCACCCAGGTCGATGGCACGCCGCACCGCCTCGATGATGATCGGGCGCGACTCGGGGGTATAGAAGGCGATGCCTTGCTCCACCGTTGGCAGACAGGCCTGGTCCAGTTCGTGGATGTCGTAGATGGTCTCTGTCCAAGTCTGCTGACCTGTTTCCACGTTGAATTCCCAACCGCCAACCCGGGCCATTCGGCCCATTTCGCTCAACAAGTCGCGGTTCTTTTGCAGCCATTCCTGGCTCTCCTTCAGGGCGCGCTCGGCCCGCACGCGCTTGGTCACGTCGAAGAAGGTCACCACGATCTGCTCGAGCTGCCCCTGGTCGTCGCGCAGCGGATGGGCCGCGCATTGCACCCAGGTCGGATCATCGCGGTCGGCCCGCAGTATCCCCAGGATCAGATTCTGCAGCGGCGCGCCGGACGCCGCGACGCGCGCGACCGGGTATTCCTCCGGCGGCACCGGGGTGCCGTCTTCCCGGATGAAACGCCAGGCTGGAGCGACCGCCGCGAGTCCTTGCATCTGCTGGGCATCCAGACCGAGGAGTTGCGATGCCATGGGATTGGAAAAGCGGACGCGGGTGTCGGGTGTGTGTACCACCACCGCGGCGCTCAGGTTGTCCACCAGGCCCCGGTAATCGCGCTCGCGCTCGCGCAGGGCGGCTTGGGTCTCCAGGCGTTCGATGGCATCGGCCGCGGTATCGGCGACCGTCCGCAGCGTGTCGACCACCCAGGCCGCGTCCGATCGGCGGCGCGTATCCGCCAGCGCCAGGGTTCCCAACATCCGGGTCCCGAGCGCCATCGGCACGCACACGAAGGTGACGACACCGAGCGCCCGCAAGGCCGCGAAGGCATACTCGGGCCGCGTGTCGGCGGCGGTCTCGACCAGCGCCTCGCCGCTGGTGGCGACCTGGCCGGACAGCGTCTCCCCGATCGGACCGCGCAAGCGGCCGTCGGCCGCGGCGGGGATGCCCAGGGCGCCGACAAAGACCATGTCACCGCGCACCGCGTCATAGGTCTCCACGGCGACAATCGGGTAGCCGAGCCGGGTCGACAGGAGCGCCGGGAGCGCCTGGCGGAACCCGTGGGCCGAAACAGACGAAACCGCCAAGCACGCCACGGCGCTGACCGTGTCGCGCACCAGCGTGCCCCGCACCCGCTCCGTGATGTCGGTCATGGCCCCTTGGTAGGCGACGATGGCGCCGGCGGTGTCCCGCACGGCGCTCACGTCGGCTGAGATCCAGACCGGCTGTCCGTCCCGCCGCCGGGCCTCGATCTCGAAGCCCAGGGCCCGCCCGCGCTCGGCAAGCAATCCGGCGAGGAT
The DNA window shown above is from Candidatus Thiodictyon syntrophicum and carries:
- a CDS encoding PAS domain S-box protein, giving the protein MNQARTVRDLLARLRPSWPVWVTLAVGLALTTLGSVHTHAQVESENRQQLATIGAEIAQKIVISVLLAALVGAFLRARLHARRLAAERAARRQAQQEPGEAEGRYRALFESSPVGLYRSTPQGRYLEVNAAFARILGYASPQQLIAEITDIAAQVYANPRERQILAGLLAERGRALGFEIEARRRDGQPVWISADVSAVRDTAGAIVAYQGAMTDITERVRGTLVRDTVSAVACLAVSSVSAHGFRQALPALLSTRLGYPIVAVETYDAVRGDMVFVGALGIPAAADGRLRGPIGETLSGQVATSGEALVETAADTRPEYAFAALRALGVVTFVCVPMALGTRMLGTLALADTRRRSDAAWVVDTLRTVADTAADAIERLETQAALRERERDYRGLVDNLSAAVVVHTPDTRVRFSNPMASQLLGLDAQQMQGLAAVAPAWRFIREDGTPVPPEEYPVARVAASGAPLQNLILGILRADRDDPTWVQCAAHPLRDDQGQLEQIVVTFFDVTKRVRAERALKESQEWLQKNRDLLSEMGRMARVGGWEFNVETGQQTWTETIYDIHELDQACLPTVEQGIAFYTPESRPIIIEAVRRAIDLGEPYDLQLEILTAKGHRRWVHTLGRAVREGGRIIAVSGTFQDITGRKEAELELDQHRHQLEALVQIRTQELNEQLARVREQDHQLLHQARLAAMGEMLGNIAHQWRQPLSALALVLGNLQDAEQHQELTPQYLAQKIADAHRLIDKMSTTISDFRDFFRPDTPPETFDVSQPVGAALALMAASLKTHGIAVVTDVREAARITGRLNEYSQVIMNLLSNAKDAILARPPNGGQILVRVDRDGDQARVRVTDNGGGITEAALARLCEPYFSTKPDGTGIGLYMSKMIIEKRMGGRLSACNLEAGAQFTVTTPLAPQDQ